TTCACCTCAACCCAATGACCATTGTGTTATTTTGCTATCCCCACCGGGACACACCGGAACCGCGCCGGCGCGGTCCCATGACCGACATACGCGCTCTGCCCGGGTTCTCCCTTGCCGCAGTTGGGAACGCCGTACAAACGCCACTCGTTCTTGTTGCCAACGGCATCACAGCTGTTCCAGAAACGGGGCGTAATGTCGGCGTACGTCGGATTCTTGACGACTGCGCCAAGTTTACCGTTCTTGATAAGCCGGGC
This genomic interval from bacterium contains the following:
- a CDS encoding metallopeptidase TldD-related protein, which codes for INIEPGDWKLEDMITDTKDGIYMTTNKSWSIDDKRLNFQFGCEYARLIKNGKLGAVVKNPTYADITPRFWNSCDAVGNKNEWRLYGVPNCGKGEPGQSAYVGHGTAPARFRCVPVGIAK